The Podarcis muralis chromosome 10, rPodMur119.hap1.1, whole genome shotgun sequence genome includes a region encoding these proteins:
- the TMEM243 gene encoding transmembrane protein 243 isoform X1, translating into MEDFTTRTYGTRGLDNRPLFGETSPRDRIINLAVGSVTSLLLIVTLISAFVFPQLPPKPVNIFFAFCISLCSVSAGILIYWYRQGDLEPKFRNLIYYILFSIIMLCICANLYFHEVGK; encoded by the exons ATGGAGGACTTTACCACCCGGACATATGGGACCAGAGGGCTGGACAACAGACCTCTCTTTGGAGAGACTTCGCCAAGG gATAGAATAATCAATTTAGCTGTTGGCAGCGTCACATCATTGCTGCTCATA GTCACTCTAATCAGTGCTTTTGTCTTTCCTCAACTACCTCCAAAACCGGTGAATATATTTTTTGCTTTCTGCATCTCCTTGTGTAGTGTTTCGGCTGGCATTCTT ATCTACTGGTATCGACAAGGAGACCTCGAGCCCAAATTTAGGAATCTAATTTACTATATCTTGTTTTCGATTATTATGTTGTGTATATGTGCCAATCTCTACTTCCATGAAGTGGGGAAATGA
- the TMEM243 gene encoding transmembrane protein 243 isoform X2 has translation MEDFTTRTYGTRGLDNRPLFGETSPRDRIINLAVGSVTSLLLIVTLISAFVFPQLPPKPIYWYRQGDLEPKFRNLIYYILFSIIMLCICANLYFHEVGK, from the exons ATGGAGGACTTTACCACCCGGACATATGGGACCAGAGGGCTGGACAACAGACCTCTCTTTGGAGAGACTTCGCCAAGG gATAGAATAATCAATTTAGCTGTTGGCAGCGTCACATCATTGCTGCTCATA GTCACTCTAATCAGTGCTTTTGTCTTTCCTCAACTACCTCCAAAACCG ATCTACTGGTATCGACAAGGAGACCTCGAGCCCAAATTTAGGAATCTAATTTACTATATCTTGTTTTCGATTATTATGTTGTGTATATGTGCCAATCTCTACTTCCATGAAGTGGGGAAATGA